A region from the Canis lupus familiaris isolate Mischka breed German Shepherd chromosome 3, alternate assembly UU_Cfam_GSD_1.0, whole genome shotgun sequence genome encodes:
- the LINS1 gene encoding protein Lines homolog 1 isoform X1, whose product MRYVLAVPMVPMKAFFDILEQLYKKVLLGATLENESHDYIFYLNPASLDLDCSTTTSSECSNHHDVQGRHQPSSANLASISVVPVRLKKHSPIFSAREITLLQLTVIKVMITRILSAETDSHAKEKYRDVIKILLKSSDIDSKLTCLFQNSDKLLCHMAAKCLALLLYFQLREKITLSNSWVAFCQKNLSEYPENEKVVYCLWTLTVIIKEIFKDTCSQKTEILKQFLTPFDTIFQVFYTSLFSLHFKSCQDTSKIINSMICSLELLELLIASRIHLKLHFTCQRILFLKPSCVLDVITWPVEAFVKRKFIIFIKKCLLWKVGEDLCWGSGPALMPPDQHLDVDMLALADAVLQAVDLGLLKTLSVRGKPPCFGGDEVQPACECVHGPDHVILRAASLLIIKSLEIKFQSCASANEIKVDLQSFMSELLTFLKPHLQPSLQSHNPCEWISRVFIEQDDDMLEAAKASLGIYLKLTRQCKATEGLTQEKEMWNHHTHKYGYNPHCIFLFLLKNIGFDSSVLLDFLISSETCFLEYFVRYLKLLQKDGASFFTICKYFDVTELKDSINICGCSSSLVQDRSSNQTELSLWAALGSHRNAHASVPWASNASGPLNQPVMSKEPHVTLQAAAGLSPPQASQSLVDYDSSDDSEVEVTDQHSTNSKQTSLQQEAKKKFQDTVRTGPDEKELSMEPQSRPLVPEQSNINIPFSVDCDISKVGISYRTLKCFQELQGAIYRLQKKNLFPYNATALLKLLKHTESIYNESMNSL is encoded by the exons ATGAGATATGTTTTGGCAGTCCCAATGGTCCCAATGAAAGCTTTCTTTGACATTTTAGAACAATTATACAAGAAGGTACTTCTGGGAGCCACACTTGAAAATGAGAGCCATGATTACATCTTTTATCTCAACCCAGCATCTTTAGATCTAGATTGCTCTACAACTACCTCTTCAGAATGCTCAAACCACCATGATGTCCAGGGCAGGCATCAGCCATCCTCTGCCAATTTGGCTTCCATTTCTGTAGTGCCTGTGCGTTTGAAGAAACACTCGCCAATATTCAGTGCCCGAGAAATAACGCTCCTTCAGTTAACAGTAATCAAAGTGATGATAACCAGAATATTGTCTGCCGAAACGGACTCCCATGCAAAGGAGAAATACAGAGATGTaattaaaattcttctaaaatcATCTGACATCGATTCTAAATTA ACCTGTTTGTTCCAAAACTCGGATAAATTGTTATGTCACATGGCTGCAAAGTGCCTTGCGCTACTTCTGTATTTCCAACTGAGGGAAAAG ATAACATTGAGTAATTCCTGGGTTGCTTTTTGCCAAAAAAATCTCTCTGAATACCCTGAAAATGAGAAGGTGGTATATTGCCTCTGGACCCTTACtgttataataaaagaaatctttaaagataCATGTTCACAAAAAACAG AAATTTTAAAGCAGTTCCTGACTCCTTTTGAtactatttttcaagttttttacacttccttattttctctgcATTTCAAGAGCTGTCAAGACAcctctaaaataataaacagcatGATATGTTCCCTGGAATTGCTTGAACTTCTTATAGCTTCCAGAATCCATCTGAAACTACATTTCACTTGccagaggattttatttttgaaaccttCTTGTGTGCTAGATGTCATTACCTGGCCTGTTGAGGCTTTTGTCAAAAGGAAGTTCATCATATTCATCAAAAAGTGCCTTCTCTGGAAAGTGGGTGAAGACCTTTGTTGGGGATCTGGCCCTGCCCTGATGCCACCAGACCAGCATTTAGATGTAGACATGTTGGCTTTAGCGGATGCTGTTTTGCAAGCTGTGGATTTGGGTTTATTGAAGACGTTGTCTGTCCGTGGAAAACCTCCCTGCTTTGGTGGAGATGAAGTTCAACCTGCATGTGAGTGTGTCCATGGTCCAGATCACGTGATTCTCAGAGCAGCAAGCCTACTTATCATTAAATCCTTAGAAATCAAGTTTCAAAGTTGTGCTtcagcaaatgaaataaaag ttgatTTACAGAGTTTCATGTCTGAGTTATTGACATTCTTAAAGCCTCATCTTCAGCCCTCTCTTCAGTCACACAATCCATGTGAGTGGATCTCCAGGGTCTTCATAGAACAAGATGATGACATGCTGGAGGCCGCCAAAGCATCACTGGGCATCTACCTAAAGTTGACCAG ACAGTGTAAAGCTACTGAAGGCTTgacccaagaaaaagaaatgtggaacCATCACACACATAAATATGGCTACAATCCACActgtattttcttattcttattgaAAAATATAGGATTTGATTCTTCAGTTCTTCTTGACTTTTTGATTTCATCAGAAACCTGTTTCCTTGaatattttgttagatatttaaaattactgCAAAAAGATGGGGCTAGTTTTTtcacaatttgcaaatattttgatgTAACCGAACTTAAAGATAGCATAAATATTTGTGGTTGTAGCTCCTCACTTGTCCAAGACCGAAGCAGCAACCAAACTGAACTTAGCCTTTGGGCTGCTCTTGGTAGTCACAGAAATGCCCACGCTTCAGTCCCCTGGGCTTCCAATGCTTCTGGACCTCTGAACCAGCCTGTGATGTCCAAGGAACCCCACGTCACGCTCCAGGCTGCTGCTGGTCTGTCTCCCCCACAAGCTTCTCAAAGTCTGGTAGATTATGACAGCTCTGATGATTCTGAAGTAGAAGTCACAGACCAGCACTCAACAAACAGTAAACAAACATCTTTACAGcaagaagcaaagaagaaatttcaGGACACAGTTAGAACAGGTCCAGATGAAAAAGAACTTAGCATGGAGCCTCAATCAAGGCCTCTGGTTCCAGAACAATCTAATATTAATATTCCCTTCTCTGTTGACTGTGACATCTCCAAAGTAGGAATATCTTACAGGACACTGAAGTGCTTTCAGGAGCTACAGGGTGCCATTTACCgtttgcagaaaaaaaatcttttcccctATAATGCCACAGCACTTTTGAAGTTGTTAAAACATACTGAGTCAATATATAATGAGAGCATGAACTCTTTGTAA
- the LINS1 gene encoding protein Lines homolog 1 isoform X2, with translation MITRILSAETDSHAKEKYRDVIKILLKSSDIDSKLTCLFQNSDKLLCHMAAKCLALLLYFQLREKITLSNSWVAFCQKNLSEYPENEKVVYCLWTLTVIIKEIFKDTCSQKTEILKQFLTPFDTIFQVFYTSLFSLHFKSCQDTSKIINSMICSLELLELLIASRIHLKLHFTCQRILFLKPSCVLDVITWPVEAFVKRKFIIFIKKCLLWKVGEDLCWGSGPALMPPDQHLDVDMLALADAVLQAVDLGLLKTLSVRGKPPCFGGDEVQPACECVHGPDHVILRAASLLIIKSLEIKFQSCASANEIKVDLQSFMSELLTFLKPHLQPSLQSHNPCEWISRVFIEQDDDMLEAAKASLGIYLKLTRQCKATEGLTQEKEMWNHHTHKYGYNPHCIFLFLLKNIGFDSSVLLDFLISSETCFLEYFVRYLKLLQKDGASFFTICKYFDVTELKDSINICGCSSSLVQDRSSNQTELSLWAALGSHRNAHASVPWASNASGPLNQPVMSKEPHVTLQAAAGLSPPQASQSLVDYDSSDDSEVEVTDQHSTNSKQTSLQQEAKKKFQDTVRTGPDEKELSMEPQSRPLVPEQSNINIPFSVDCDISKVGISYRTLKCFQELQGAIYRLQKKNLFPYNATALLKLLKHTESIYNESMNSL, from the exons ATGATAACCAGAATATTGTCTGCCGAAACGGACTCCCATGCAAAGGAGAAATACAGAGATGTaattaaaattcttctaaaatcATCTGACATCGATTCTAAATTA ACCTGTTTGTTCCAAAACTCGGATAAATTGTTATGTCACATGGCTGCAAAGTGCCTTGCGCTACTTCTGTATTTCCAACTGAGGGAAAAG ATAACATTGAGTAATTCCTGGGTTGCTTTTTGCCAAAAAAATCTCTCTGAATACCCTGAAAATGAGAAGGTGGTATATTGCCTCTGGACCCTTACtgttataataaaagaaatctttaaagataCATGTTCACAAAAAACAG AAATTTTAAAGCAGTTCCTGACTCCTTTTGAtactatttttcaagttttttacacttccttattttctctgcATTTCAAGAGCTGTCAAGACAcctctaaaataataaacagcatGATATGTTCCCTGGAATTGCTTGAACTTCTTATAGCTTCCAGAATCCATCTGAAACTACATTTCACTTGccagaggattttatttttgaaaccttCTTGTGTGCTAGATGTCATTACCTGGCCTGTTGAGGCTTTTGTCAAAAGGAAGTTCATCATATTCATCAAAAAGTGCCTTCTCTGGAAAGTGGGTGAAGACCTTTGTTGGGGATCTGGCCCTGCCCTGATGCCACCAGACCAGCATTTAGATGTAGACATGTTGGCTTTAGCGGATGCTGTTTTGCAAGCTGTGGATTTGGGTTTATTGAAGACGTTGTCTGTCCGTGGAAAACCTCCCTGCTTTGGTGGAGATGAAGTTCAACCTGCATGTGAGTGTGTCCATGGTCCAGATCACGTGATTCTCAGAGCAGCAAGCCTACTTATCATTAAATCCTTAGAAATCAAGTTTCAAAGTTGTGCTtcagcaaatgaaataaaag ttgatTTACAGAGTTTCATGTCTGAGTTATTGACATTCTTAAAGCCTCATCTTCAGCCCTCTCTTCAGTCACACAATCCATGTGAGTGGATCTCCAGGGTCTTCATAGAACAAGATGATGACATGCTGGAGGCCGCCAAAGCATCACTGGGCATCTACCTAAAGTTGACCAG ACAGTGTAAAGCTACTGAAGGCTTgacccaagaaaaagaaatgtggaacCATCACACACATAAATATGGCTACAATCCACActgtattttcttattcttattgaAAAATATAGGATTTGATTCTTCAGTTCTTCTTGACTTTTTGATTTCATCAGAAACCTGTTTCCTTGaatattttgttagatatttaaaattactgCAAAAAGATGGGGCTAGTTTTTtcacaatttgcaaatattttgatgTAACCGAACTTAAAGATAGCATAAATATTTGTGGTTGTAGCTCCTCACTTGTCCAAGACCGAAGCAGCAACCAAACTGAACTTAGCCTTTGGGCTGCTCTTGGTAGTCACAGAAATGCCCACGCTTCAGTCCCCTGGGCTTCCAATGCTTCTGGACCTCTGAACCAGCCTGTGATGTCCAAGGAACCCCACGTCACGCTCCAGGCTGCTGCTGGTCTGTCTCCCCCACAAGCTTCTCAAAGTCTGGTAGATTATGACAGCTCTGATGATTCTGAAGTAGAAGTCACAGACCAGCACTCAACAAACAGTAAACAAACATCTTTACAGcaagaagcaaagaagaaatttcaGGACACAGTTAGAACAGGTCCAGATGAAAAAGAACTTAGCATGGAGCCTCAATCAAGGCCTCTGGTTCCAGAACAATCTAATATTAATATTCCCTTCTCTGTTGACTGTGACATCTCCAAAGTAGGAATATCTTACAGGACACTGAAGTGCTTTCAGGAGCTACAGGGTGCCATTTACCgtttgcagaaaaaaaatcttttcccctATAATGCCACAGCACTTTTGAAGTTGTTAAAACATACTGAGTCAATATATAATGAGAGCATGAACTCTTTGTAA
- the LINS1 gene encoding protein Lines homolog 1 isoform X3 produces the protein MAAKCLALLLYFQLREKITLSNSWVAFCQKNLSEYPENEKVVYCLWTLTVIIKEIFKDTCSQKTEILKQFLTPFDTIFQVFYTSLFSLHFKSCQDTSKIINSMICSLELLELLIASRIHLKLHFTCQRILFLKPSCVLDVITWPVEAFVKRKFIIFIKKCLLWKVGEDLCWGSGPALMPPDQHLDVDMLALADAVLQAVDLGLLKTLSVRGKPPCFGGDEVQPACECVHGPDHVILRAASLLIIKSLEIKFQSCASANEIKVDLQSFMSELLTFLKPHLQPSLQSHNPCEWISRVFIEQDDDMLEAAKASLGIYLKLTRQCKATEGLTQEKEMWNHHTHKYGYNPHCIFLFLLKNIGFDSSVLLDFLISSETCFLEYFVRYLKLLQKDGASFFTICKYFDVTELKDSINICGCSSSLVQDRSSNQTELSLWAALGSHRNAHASVPWASNASGPLNQPVMSKEPHVTLQAAAGLSPPQASQSLVDYDSSDDSEVEVTDQHSTNSKQTSLQQEAKKKFQDTVRTGPDEKELSMEPQSRPLVPEQSNINIPFSVDCDISKVGISYRTLKCFQELQGAIYRLQKKNLFPYNATALLKLLKHTESIYNESMNSL, from the exons ATGGCTGCAAAGTGCCTTGCGCTACTTCTGTATTTCCAACTGAGGGAAAAG ATAACATTGAGTAATTCCTGGGTTGCTTTTTGCCAAAAAAATCTCTCTGAATACCCTGAAAATGAGAAGGTGGTATATTGCCTCTGGACCCTTACtgttataataaaagaaatctttaaagataCATGTTCACAAAAAACAG AAATTTTAAAGCAGTTCCTGACTCCTTTTGAtactatttttcaagttttttacacttccttattttctctgcATTTCAAGAGCTGTCAAGACAcctctaaaataataaacagcatGATATGTTCCCTGGAATTGCTTGAACTTCTTATAGCTTCCAGAATCCATCTGAAACTACATTTCACTTGccagaggattttatttttgaaaccttCTTGTGTGCTAGATGTCATTACCTGGCCTGTTGAGGCTTTTGTCAAAAGGAAGTTCATCATATTCATCAAAAAGTGCCTTCTCTGGAAAGTGGGTGAAGACCTTTGTTGGGGATCTGGCCCTGCCCTGATGCCACCAGACCAGCATTTAGATGTAGACATGTTGGCTTTAGCGGATGCTGTTTTGCAAGCTGTGGATTTGGGTTTATTGAAGACGTTGTCTGTCCGTGGAAAACCTCCCTGCTTTGGTGGAGATGAAGTTCAACCTGCATGTGAGTGTGTCCATGGTCCAGATCACGTGATTCTCAGAGCAGCAAGCCTACTTATCATTAAATCCTTAGAAATCAAGTTTCAAAGTTGTGCTtcagcaaatgaaataaaag ttgatTTACAGAGTTTCATGTCTGAGTTATTGACATTCTTAAAGCCTCATCTTCAGCCCTCTCTTCAGTCACACAATCCATGTGAGTGGATCTCCAGGGTCTTCATAGAACAAGATGATGACATGCTGGAGGCCGCCAAAGCATCACTGGGCATCTACCTAAAGTTGACCAG ACAGTGTAAAGCTACTGAAGGCTTgacccaagaaaaagaaatgtggaacCATCACACACATAAATATGGCTACAATCCACActgtattttcttattcttattgaAAAATATAGGATTTGATTCTTCAGTTCTTCTTGACTTTTTGATTTCATCAGAAACCTGTTTCCTTGaatattttgttagatatttaaaattactgCAAAAAGATGGGGCTAGTTTTTtcacaatttgcaaatattttgatgTAACCGAACTTAAAGATAGCATAAATATTTGTGGTTGTAGCTCCTCACTTGTCCAAGACCGAAGCAGCAACCAAACTGAACTTAGCCTTTGGGCTGCTCTTGGTAGTCACAGAAATGCCCACGCTTCAGTCCCCTGGGCTTCCAATGCTTCTGGACCTCTGAACCAGCCTGTGATGTCCAAGGAACCCCACGTCACGCTCCAGGCTGCTGCTGGTCTGTCTCCCCCACAAGCTTCTCAAAGTCTGGTAGATTATGACAGCTCTGATGATTCTGAAGTAGAAGTCACAGACCAGCACTCAACAAACAGTAAACAAACATCTTTACAGcaagaagcaaagaagaaatttcaGGACACAGTTAGAACAGGTCCAGATGAAAAAGAACTTAGCATGGAGCCTCAATCAAGGCCTCTGGTTCCAGAACAATCTAATATTAATATTCCCTTCTCTGTTGACTGTGACATCTCCAAAGTAGGAATATCTTACAGGACACTGAAGTGCTTTCAGGAGCTACAGGGTGCCATTTACCgtttgcagaaaaaaaatcttttcccctATAATGCCACAGCACTTTTGAAGTTGTTAAAACATACTGAGTCAATATATAATGAGAGCATGAACTCTTTGTAA
- the LINS1 gene encoding protein Lines homolog 1 isoform X4, protein MICSLELLELLIASRIHLKLHFTCQRILFLKPSCVLDVITWPVEAFVKRKFIIFIKKCLLWKVGEDLCWGSGPALMPPDQHLDVDMLALADAVLQAVDLGLLKTLSVRGKPPCFGGDEVQPACECVHGPDHVILRAASLLIIKSLEIKFQSCASANEIKVDLQSFMSELLTFLKPHLQPSLQSHNPCEWISRVFIEQDDDMLEAAKASLGIYLKLTRQCKATEGLTQEKEMWNHHTHKYGYNPHCIFLFLLKNIGFDSSVLLDFLISSETCFLEYFVRYLKLLQKDGASFFTICKYFDVTELKDSINICGCSSSLVQDRSSNQTELSLWAALGSHRNAHASVPWASNASGPLNQPVMSKEPHVTLQAAAGLSPPQASQSLVDYDSSDDSEVEVTDQHSTNSKQTSLQQEAKKKFQDTVRTGPDEKELSMEPQSRPLVPEQSNINIPFSVDCDISKVGISYRTLKCFQELQGAIYRLQKKNLFPYNATALLKLLKHTESIYNESMNSL, encoded by the exons atGATATGTTCCCTGGAATTGCTTGAACTTCTTATAGCTTCCAGAATCCATCTGAAACTACATTTCACTTGccagaggattttatttttgaaaccttCTTGTGTGCTAGATGTCATTACCTGGCCTGTTGAGGCTTTTGTCAAAAGGAAGTTCATCATATTCATCAAAAAGTGCCTTCTCTGGAAAGTGGGTGAAGACCTTTGTTGGGGATCTGGCCCTGCCCTGATGCCACCAGACCAGCATTTAGATGTAGACATGTTGGCTTTAGCGGATGCTGTTTTGCAAGCTGTGGATTTGGGTTTATTGAAGACGTTGTCTGTCCGTGGAAAACCTCCCTGCTTTGGTGGAGATGAAGTTCAACCTGCATGTGAGTGTGTCCATGGTCCAGATCACGTGATTCTCAGAGCAGCAAGCCTACTTATCATTAAATCCTTAGAAATCAAGTTTCAAAGTTGTGCTtcagcaaatgaaataaaag ttgatTTACAGAGTTTCATGTCTGAGTTATTGACATTCTTAAAGCCTCATCTTCAGCCCTCTCTTCAGTCACACAATCCATGTGAGTGGATCTCCAGGGTCTTCATAGAACAAGATGATGACATGCTGGAGGCCGCCAAAGCATCACTGGGCATCTACCTAAAGTTGACCAG ACAGTGTAAAGCTACTGAAGGCTTgacccaagaaaaagaaatgtggaacCATCACACACATAAATATGGCTACAATCCACActgtattttcttattcttattgaAAAATATAGGATTTGATTCTTCAGTTCTTCTTGACTTTTTGATTTCATCAGAAACCTGTTTCCTTGaatattttgttagatatttaaaattactgCAAAAAGATGGGGCTAGTTTTTtcacaatttgcaaatattttgatgTAACCGAACTTAAAGATAGCATAAATATTTGTGGTTGTAGCTCCTCACTTGTCCAAGACCGAAGCAGCAACCAAACTGAACTTAGCCTTTGGGCTGCTCTTGGTAGTCACAGAAATGCCCACGCTTCAGTCCCCTGGGCTTCCAATGCTTCTGGACCTCTGAACCAGCCTGTGATGTCCAAGGAACCCCACGTCACGCTCCAGGCTGCTGCTGGTCTGTCTCCCCCACAAGCTTCTCAAAGTCTGGTAGATTATGACAGCTCTGATGATTCTGAAGTAGAAGTCACAGACCAGCACTCAACAAACAGTAAACAAACATCTTTACAGcaagaagcaaagaagaaatttcaGGACACAGTTAGAACAGGTCCAGATGAAAAAGAACTTAGCATGGAGCCTCAATCAAGGCCTCTGGTTCCAGAACAATCTAATATTAATATTCCCTTCTCTGTTGACTGTGACATCTCCAAAGTAGGAATATCTTACAGGACACTGAAGTGCTTTCAGGAGCTACAGGGTGCCATTTACCgtttgcagaaaaaaaatcttttcccctATAATGCCACAGCACTTTTGAAGTTGTTAAAACATACTGAGTCAATATATAATGAGAGCATGAACTCTTTGTAA